The following coding sequences are from one Spea bombifrons isolate aSpeBom1 chromosome 13, aSpeBom1.2.pri, whole genome shotgun sequence window:
- the RBFOX3 gene encoding RNA binding protein fox-1 homolog 3 isoform X1, translating to MLCSMANSGCLLLTSSAMIPHSISGPPAFLYLQQGNQETSAPPEAMAQPYPATQYPPPPQNGLPAEYGTPHPLPTADYPCQTTVAEHALTLYTAGRSHEQQGTEVSTQSVTGTQTLTTDEVSQTDSSQQLQSPESTEKQQPKRLHVSNIPFRFRDPDLRQMFGQFGKILDVEIIFNERGSKGFGFVTFETSMDADRAREKLNGTIVEGRKIEVNNATARVMTNKKPVNPYTNGWKLNPVVGAVYGPEFYAVTGFPYPPAGTTIAYRGAHLRGRGRAVYNTFRAAPPPPPIPTYGAVVYQDGFYGAEIYGGYAAYRYAQPAAAAAYSDSYGRVYAAADPYHHTIGPAATYSIGTMASLYRGTYSRFTPY from the exons ggAAACCAAGAAACTTCCGCCCCTCCAGAAGCTATGGCACAACCCTACCCTGCCACACAGTACCCTCCACCACCACAAAATGGACTTCCAGCAGAATATGGCACCCCTCACCCACTCCCCACAGCGGACTATCCATGCCAGACCACGGTAGCAGAGCACGCACTGACCCTGTACACGGCGGGACGCAGTCACGAACAGCAGGGTACTGAAGTCAGCACACAGTCCGTTACTGGGACACAGACGCTCACG ACAGACGAGGTATCGCAGACAGACAGCAGCCAGCAGCTACAGAGTCCAGAGAGCACAGAGAAGCAACAGCCCAAGAGATTACACGTGTCCAACATCCCTTTCCGCTTTCGAGACCCTGACCTGCGGCAGATGTTTGGA CAATTCGGAAAGATTTTAGACGTGGAGATCATTTTTAACGAGCGAGGTTCCAAG GGTTTTGGGTTTGTAACTTTTGAAACTAGCATGGACGCCGACCGCGCGAGGGAGAAACTCAACGGGACAATCGTTGAGGGAAGAAAAATTGAG GTAAATAATGCCACCGCTCGGGTAATGACAAACAAGAAACCTGTTAATCCGTACACAAATG GCTGGAAGTTAAaccctgtggtgggagcggtgTATGGCCCGGAATTCTACGCAG TTACCGGTTTCCCGTACCCTCCTGCAGGCACCACAATTGCATACCGAGGGGCTCACTTACGAGGAAGAGGCCGTGCCGTGTATAACACATTCCGTGCCGCTCCTCCTCCCCCACCCATCCCTACCTATGGAGC GGTTGTTTACCAGGATGGCTTCTATGGAGCAGAAATCTac GGTGGATACGCAGCATACAGATACGCACAGCCGGCAGCGGCCGCGGCTTATAGCGACAG TTATGGCAGAGTGTATGCAGCGGCAGATCCTTACCACCACACCATCGGACCGGCGGCTACGTACAGCATAGGAACAATG GCTAGTCTGTACAGAGGGACTTACAGTCGATTCACCCCCTACTAG
- the RBFOX3 gene encoding RNA binding protein fox-1 homolog 3 isoform X2 → MLCSMANSGCLLLTSSAMIPHSISGPPAFLYLQQGNQETSAPPEAMAQPYPATQYPPPPQNGLPAEYGTPHPLPTADYPCQTTVAEHALTLYTAGRSHEQQGTEVSTQSVTGTQTLTTDEVSQTDSSQQLQSPESTEKQQPKRLHVSNIPFRFRDPDLRQMFGQFGKILDVEIIFNERGSKGFGFVTFETSMDADRAREKLNGTIVEGRKIEVNNATARVMTNKKPVNPYTNGWKLNPVVGAVYGPEFYAVTGFPYPPAGTTIAYRGAHLRGRGRAVYNTFRAAPPPPPIPTYGAVVYQDGFYGAEIYGGYAAYRYAQPAAAAAYSDSYGRVYAAADPYHHTIGPAATYSIGTM, encoded by the exons ggAAACCAAGAAACTTCCGCCCCTCCAGAAGCTATGGCACAACCCTACCCTGCCACACAGTACCCTCCACCACCACAAAATGGACTTCCAGCAGAATATGGCACCCCTCACCCACTCCCCACAGCGGACTATCCATGCCAGACCACGGTAGCAGAGCACGCACTGACCCTGTACACGGCGGGACGCAGTCACGAACAGCAGGGTACTGAAGTCAGCACACAGTCCGTTACTGGGACACAGACGCTCACG ACAGACGAGGTATCGCAGACAGACAGCAGCCAGCAGCTACAGAGTCCAGAGAGCACAGAGAAGCAACAGCCCAAGAGATTACACGTGTCCAACATCCCTTTCCGCTTTCGAGACCCTGACCTGCGGCAGATGTTTGGA CAATTCGGAAAGATTTTAGACGTGGAGATCATTTTTAACGAGCGAGGTTCCAAG GGTTTTGGGTTTGTAACTTTTGAAACTAGCATGGACGCCGACCGCGCGAGGGAGAAACTCAACGGGACAATCGTTGAGGGAAGAAAAATTGAG GTAAATAATGCCACCGCTCGGGTAATGACAAACAAGAAACCTGTTAATCCGTACACAAATG GCTGGAAGTTAAaccctgtggtgggagcggtgTATGGCCCGGAATTCTACGCAG TTACCGGTTTCCCGTACCCTCCTGCAGGCACCACAATTGCATACCGAGGGGCTCACTTACGAGGAAGAGGCCGTGCCGTGTATAACACATTCCGTGCCGCTCCTCCTCCCCCACCCATCCCTACCTATGGAGC GGTTGTTTACCAGGATGGCTTCTATGGAGCAGAAATCTac GGTGGATACGCAGCATACAGATACGCACAGCCGGCAGCGGCCGCGGCTTATAGCGACAG TTATGGCAGAGTGTATGCAGCGGCAGATCCTTACCACCACACCATCGGACCGGCGGCTACGTACAGCATAGGAACAATG